From the Pedobacter cryoconitis genome, one window contains:
- a CDS encoding glycosyltransferase family 2 protein, producing the protein MKRLIMNSPLVSCIMPTANREKFIPFAVAYFLNQSYRNKELIIVDDGKESVSHLIPKHPSIRYYYTDPIGSIGLKRNYACELARGEIIMHLDDDDWYAHDWLRQQVNFLLASEADMCGIQHIHYYSVIMDKIYTVTRQYEGVPNPMNWVAGGTLAYWKSSWEKHPFKDLQTGEDDDFIQNNGGKLFIHDYNDGFVALLHPNNTVVRSFENPKHKTLKS; encoded by the coding sequence ATGAAAAGACTTATTATGAATTCACCGCTGGTATCCTGTATTATGCCCACCGCAAACAGAGAAAAGTTCATTCCTTTTGCTGTTGCATATTTTTTAAATCAGTCTTATAGAAATAAGGAGCTGATCATTGTAGATGATGGAAAGGAGTCTGTATCACATTTAATACCCAAACATCCAAGTATCAGGTATTATTATACTGATCCGATTGGAAGTATAGGATTAAAACGTAATTATGCTTGCGAACTTGCCAGGGGCGAAATTATTATGCACCTGGATGATGATGACTGGTACGCGCATGATTGGCTTAGACAGCAGGTCAATTTTCTTCTGGCTTCTGAGGCAGATATGTGCGGAATACAGCATATCCATTATTATTCGGTTATTATGGATAAGATTTATACTGTGACAAGACAGTATGAGGGAGTTCCCAATCCGATGAACTGGGTTGCGGGTGGAACGTTAGCTTACTGGAAATCATCCTGGGAAAAACATCCGTTTAAAGATTTACAGACAGGTGAAGATGATGATTTCATTCAGAATAATGGAGGTAAACTGTTTATACACGATTATAATGATGGTTTTGTCGCCTTGTTACATCCAAATAATACTGTAGTCAGAAGTTTTGAAAATCCTAAACATAAAACGTTAAAATCATGA
- a CDS encoding glycosyltransferase family 2 protein, with the protein MPTANRPNFAALAAEHFLNQDFRNAELIVIDDGKKSIRSLLPDHKRIKYFYTDPLGSIGIKRNYACEKAQGEIIMHWDDDDWYASDWINKSVNFLTESKADISGLSQIIFFSPRAGKFWRYDGNLLEHPWLAGATMTYRKSFWLDHPFKDLQIGEDYDYSWNTGAKLHAHNYSDGFIATLHNSNTTLKPFEDPRHKRQYASNWMDVRFEGKTENPKQSRYYH; encoded by the coding sequence ATGCCAACCGCCAACCGACCTAATTTTGCAGCCTTGGCAGCTGAACATTTCTTAAACCAGGATTTTAGAAATGCAGAATTGATTGTCATAGATGATGGAAAAAAATCAATAAGGTCTCTGTTACCTGATCATAAGCGCATTAAATACTTCTATACTGATCCTCTAGGCAGTATCGGGATTAAAAGAAATTATGCTTGCGAGAAAGCACAAGGGGAAATTATTATGCATTGGGACGATGATGACTGGTATGCGTCTGACTGGATAAACAAATCAGTTAATTTTTTAACGGAGTCTAAGGCAGATATATCCGGGTTGAGCCAAATTATATTTTTCTCTCCAAGAGCTGGTAAATTCTGGAGATATGATGGAAACCTTCTGGAACATCCATGGTTGGCAGGAGCAACTATGACCTACAGGAAATCATTTTGGCTCGATCATCCGTTTAAAGATTTACAAATTGGAGAAGATTATGATTATTCATGGAATACTGGTGCTAAACTTCATGCACATAATTATTCCGATGGATTTATTGCTACACTACATAATTCAAATACCACTTTAAAGCCTTTTGAAGACCCAAGACATAAAAGACAATATGCCAGCAATTGGATGGATGTTCGTTTTGAGGGGAAAACCGAAAACCCTAAACAGAGTAGGTATTATCATTAA
- a CDS encoding glycosyltransferase family 2 protein — translation MIKQPLISCIMPTANRQKYVPLALKNFLNQDYINSELVIIDDGKESIAPLLPKDSRIRYFYTEPLGTIGAKRNYACERANGEIIMHWDDDDFYAPDWISKQYDYLTTSGADICGVEHIHFFSPVTDTLWLGTALNRNNPSNPSQWLSGATLAYRKSFWETNRFQDRQTGEDDNFISKPGAVVFAHDYIDGFVAVLHPRNTTVKYFENPKHKAKKIGL, via the coding sequence ATGATTAAACAGCCATTGATATCTTGCATTATGCCTACGGCAAACAGGCAAAAGTATGTACCTCTTGCCTTAAAAAATTTTTTAAATCAGGATTATATTAATTCAGAGCTGGTCATTATTGACGATGGTAAAGAATCTATAGCTCCTTTACTACCAAAAGATTCCCGCATCCGGTATTTTTACACTGAGCCTTTAGGAACAATTGGAGCAAAGAGGAATTATGCATGTGAGCGGGCTAATGGAGAGATTATCATGCATTGGGATGATGATGATTTTTATGCTCCGGACTGGATTAGTAAACAATATGATTATTTGACAACATCCGGAGCTGATATATGCGGGGTTGAACATATTCATTTTTTTTCTCCGGTTACTGATACTTTATGGCTCGGAACAGCCTTGAACAGAAATAATCCATCAAATCCAAGTCAGTGGTTAAGTGGTGCAACTTTAGCGTATAGAAAATCTTTCTGGGAGACTAACCGATTTCAAGATAGGCAAACTGGGGAAGATGATAATTTCATCTCTAAACCAGGCGCGGTAGTTTTTGCACATGATTATATTGATGGATTTGTTGCTGTCTTACATCCACGTAATACTACTGTTAAGTATTTTGAAAATCCTAAACATAAAGCCAAAAAGATTGGGTTATAA
- a CDS encoding glycosyltransferase family 2 protein: protein MNQPYPLISCLCVTSNRSEQLEKAIICFATQNYPNKELVISYPKNDLNSKQVVERMKKDNTIRIMLVERAVDESLGNARNHLIAKCSGDYVCMWDDDDWYHPSRLTYQFNSMQIVGQRYQASVLHRILLYDTTTKKAYYSFPYTWDGTILCRKEILLQNQYANANRGEDTHVITFLSGRKLLYRIEDAPFLYVYIYHGANTWNYKHFENFMDKSELLDEELTNSIVKMINS, encoded by the coding sequence ATGAATCAACCCTATCCCCTGATCTCTTGTTTATGTGTTACAAGCAATAGATCCGAACAACTAGAAAAGGCTATTATTTGTTTTGCAACACAAAATTATCCAAATAAAGAGTTAGTAATCTCTTACCCAAAGAACGACCTGAATAGTAAACAAGTAGTTGAAAGGATGAAAAAAGATAATACAATCAGGATCATGTTGGTAGAACGTGCTGTAGATGAATCTTTAGGAAACGCGAGAAACCATTTGATTGCTAAATGCTCAGGAGATTACGTTTGCATGTGGGATGATGATGATTGGTATCATCCCAGCAGGCTGACATATCAGTTCAACAGCATGCAGATTGTCGGACAACGCTATCAGGCTAGTGTCCTGCACCGAATTTTGCTTTATGATACGACTACTAAAAAAGCTTATTACTCTTTTCCATATACCTGGGATGGTACAATATTGTGCAGAAAGGAAATATTGTTACAGAATCAATATGCAAATGCCAATCGTGGAGAAGATACGCATGTAATTACATTTTTATCCGGCAGAAAGCTTCTATACCGAATTGAGGACGCTCCATTTTTATATGTATATATCTATCATGGAGCAAATACATGGAATTATAAACATTTCGAAAATTTCATGGATAAGAGTGAGTTGTTAGATGAAGAACTAACAAATAGCATCGTTAAAATGATAAATAGTTAA
- a CDS encoding S8 family serine peptidase, producing MNLVFAQSGEKVKDNWQNLDLESDSVFGISMEKAYKELLKGKKVTSVIVAVIDGGVDINHEDLKSVIWTSPNEIPANGKDDDKNGFIDDVHGYNFYNTTVKEDEKAEVVSIKSKLKVVLSDQKLLNQILQKIGKPSVTIDDFKNYIPNSAAELKMQTLLVSGLKIHSEFLIYKKINLERAINYYNMQLAYYDKHDYDPITGGPSAYHGTHIAGIIAADRNNNIGIKGVADCAKIMVIKAVPGLDPVREYIDQTEIDNSEEKAKAVAAAIRYATDNGAKVINMSFGQPWAKPAATVDEAIKYALSKDVLIIHASGNEGQNLDQMDIYPDRKTSAGQDISASWIEVGASGWKNDEKLVGDFSNYGKNSVDVYAPGIEITSTTPRSTYLDDTGTSMAAPVVTGLAAVIRGYNPELTAAQVKVIIMKSVVKAEALKDKCISGGIINAYKAFRLLNYN from the coding sequence GTGAATTTAGTATTTGCCCAAAGTGGAGAAAAAGTTAAAGATAACTGGCAAAACCTGGATCTTGAAAGTGATAGTGTATTTGGAATCAGTATGGAAAAGGCTTATAAAGAACTTTTGAAAGGCAAAAAAGTAACTTCTGTTATTGTTGCGGTAATTGATGGAGGGGTAGATATCAATCATGAAGATCTTAAATCAGTAATCTGGACAAGTCCCAATGAAATTCCTGCAAATGGTAAAGATGATGACAAAAATGGGTTTATTGATGATGTACATGGCTATAATTTTTATAATACTACGGTAAAAGAAGACGAAAAAGCAGAAGTAGTTTCAATAAAAAGTAAATTGAAAGTTGTGCTGTCAGATCAAAAATTATTAAATCAGATTTTACAAAAAATCGGAAAACCATCTGTAACCATTGATGATTTTAAAAATTATATTCCCAATAGTGCTGCAGAGCTCAAAATGCAGACACTTCTGGTTTCTGGTTTGAAAATTCATTCGGAATTTTTGATTTATAAAAAAATTAATCTTGAAAGAGCAATTAATTACTATAATATGCAACTTGCTTATTATGATAAGCATGATTATGATCCAATAACAGGAGGGCCATCTGCTTATCATGGTACTCACATTGCTGGTATTATTGCTGCAGACAGAAATAATAATATTGGTATTAAAGGTGTTGCTGATTGTGCTAAAATCATGGTCATCAAGGCAGTGCCAGGACTGGATCCAGTGAGAGAGTATATTGATCAGACAGAAATTGATAATTCTGAAGAGAAGGCTAAAGCCGTTGCTGCCGCTATTCGTTATGCTACCGATAATGGTGCAAAAGTGATCAACATGAGTTTTGGCCAACCTTGGGCTAAGCCGGCTGCTACAGTTGATGAGGCTATAAAATACGCATTGAGTAAAGATGTCCTGATTATTCATGCTTCTGGTAATGAGGGGCAGAACCTTGATCAGATGGACATTTATCCCGATCGCAAAACTTCGGCAGGTCAGGATATCTCTGCTTCATGGATCGAAGTTGGGGCTTCAGGTTGGAAAAATGATGAAAAATTGGTGGGTGATTTTTCTAATTATGGCAAAAACAGTGTCGACGTTTATGCTCCAGGCATAGAGATTACTTCTACTACACCTCGTTCAACATATCTGGATGATACTGGAACAAGTATGGCTGCACCAGTTGTTACTGGGTTAGCGGCTGTAATCAGAGGGTATAATCCTGAATTAACTGCTGCACAGGTAAAAGTAATAATTATGAAATCTGTCGTTAAAGCAGAGGCGTTAAAAGACAAGTGTATCTCCGGTGGCATAATAAACGCTTACAAAGCTTTTAGACTTTTGAATTATAATTAG
- a CDS encoding glycosyltransferase family 2 protein: MINPPLVSCIMPTANRQKFIPFAIDYFLKQDYPNAELVIIDDGINSSASIIPNHPKIKYFYTEPLGTIGVKRNYACEKASGEIIMHWDDDDYYAPDWITRITDALLTSGADIAGLNRVVFYSPSVDQRWLYEDTEEDKPWLCGATMTYRKSFWKQHPFIDLQVGEDYDFVWNSGAKIFALEYLNGFVAILHAHNTSIKPVENPKHKKHAIGWNEPNKETES, translated from the coding sequence ATGATAAATCCACCTCTTGTATCCTGTATTATGCCCACGGCAAACAGACAAAAATTTATACCTTTTGCCATTGATTACTTTTTAAAACAAGATTACCCTAATGCGGAACTTGTGATTATAGATGATGGAATTAATTCAAGTGCTTCGATAATACCCAATCATCCAAAAATTAAGTATTTCTATACTGAACCTTTAGGAACCATCGGGGTTAAACGTAATTATGCTTGTGAAAAAGCCTCAGGAGAGATTATTATGCATTGGGATGATGATGATTATTATGCGCCCGACTGGATTACCAGGATAACAGATGCATTATTAACCTCAGGAGCTGATATAGCAGGTCTGAATAGAGTTGTTTTCTATTCACCCTCTGTAGATCAACGCTGGTTATATGAAGATACTGAAGAAGATAAGCCATGGCTTTGTGGTGCTACAATGACTTATAGAAAATCTTTTTGGAAGCAACATCCTTTTATTGACTTGCAGGTGGGCGAAGATTATGATTTTGTGTGGAACTCCGGAGCTAAAATTTTTGCATTGGAATATCTGAATGGCTTTGTTGCTATTTTACATGCGCATAATACAAGTATCAAACCTGTTGAAAACCCCAAGCATAAAAAACACGCAATTGGCTGGAATGAACCTAATAAAGAAACTGAATCTTGA
- a CDS encoding FKBP-type peptidyl-prolyl cis-trans isomerase: protein MRLINILILMPFLTIFGANAQQNSVVPDQKLANLPNLSIGDSLPDFVIGKIINTNKKIDRTANYKNKLLIIDFWATGCAGCVLALPKMDSLQKQFGQKIKILPVTYEKEANVLTFWKNNINTKKTSLSSVVEDNIFAAYFRHRTIPHEVWVYNGKVVGITSSDYVDSNNIKMVLSGQQNDWPVKNDFYIFDGKKQPLFAMNPNQIDTVSTFVKYSAISDYKEGANSEGFGASGIVRDSRKRTVRAFFVNHPIYNAYLINWSRAINFGDLVRPSFLIQPNQIVWEVEDKSRYIFVEGSGASQGWLKTNGICFESLNIDTGQTDADISKATIADLDRLLGLHARWEKRKEKVLVLLRTDKSIPLKSKHSLTDEYDNRLITHGSMHQLRDSPVSTLTKKMNEEAGNPYVFDETSYIEKVDLDLNFSSWTDIVGINKALQPYGLALKEEDRVVDKFVFTEVNRDMLVNGKKIDEAKDRRVAKKGLKDPSNEENDLFLSANKKKAGVVTLPSGLQYKIIRQGNGVKPTLTDKVSVNYTAMLVNGKIFDSSLEKGIPYVIDNISNVIKGWTEALQLMPVGSKWIIYVPADLAYGASSNSGKFPKNSTMIFELELLKIRK from the coding sequence ATGAGATTGATCAATATATTAATTCTAATGCCTTTTTTAACGATTTTTGGGGCTAATGCACAGCAGAACTCTGTAGTACCAGATCAAAAATTAGCCAATTTACCAAATTTATCTATAGGAGATTCATTACCAGATTTTGTAATAGGTAAAATTATTAATACCAATAAAAAGATAGATCGAACCGCGAATTATAAAAATAAATTATTAATTATTGATTTTTGGGCAACGGGTTGTGCAGGTTGCGTATTGGCGCTCCCTAAAATGGACTCGTTGCAAAAACAATTTGGTCAGAAAATCAAAATCTTGCCTGTAACTTATGAGAAGGAAGCTAATGTACTTACTTTCTGGAAAAATAACATAAACACCAAAAAAACATCCCTTTCATCTGTAGTAGAAGATAATATATTTGCTGCTTATTTTCGGCATAGAACTATTCCTCATGAAGTTTGGGTATATAATGGAAAAGTGGTAGGGATTACTTCCTCAGATTATGTTGATTCCAACAATATTAAAATGGTGTTAAGCGGGCAGCAAAATGATTGGCCGGTAAAAAATGATTTCTATATTTTTGATGGTAAAAAGCAACCCCTATTTGCTATGAATCCAAATCAAATAGATACTGTATCGACATTTGTAAAATATTCGGCAATTAGTGATTACAAAGAAGGGGCGAATTCCGAAGGGTTTGGTGCATCAGGTATTGTAAGAGACTCCCGAAAAAGGACGGTGAGGGCATTTTTTGTGAATCACCCGATTTACAATGCTTATCTGATTAACTGGAGTCGTGCGATTAATTTTGGAGATTTGGTAAGACCATCTTTTTTAATTCAGCCAAACCAAATCGTGTGGGAGGTTGAGGATAAATCCAGGTATATTTTTGTTGAAGGTTCTGGTGCTTCACAAGGATGGCTCAAAACAAATGGTATTTGTTTTGAGTCGTTAAACATTGATACTGGGCAGACAGATGCTGATATCAGCAAGGCTACCATAGCTGATTTGGATCGTTTACTTGGTTTACACGCCCGTTGGGAGAAAAGAAAAGAGAAAGTTTTAGTTCTTTTAAGAACGGATAAAAGTATACCATTAAAAAGTAAACATAGTTTAACGGACGAATATGATAATCGTTTAATTACCCATGGATCAATGCACCAGCTTCGTGATTCACCAGTAAGTACATTAACTAAAAAGATGAATGAAGAAGCAGGTAACCCCTATGTTTTTGACGAAACGTCTTATATTGAAAAGGTGGATCTGGATTTGAATTTTTCTTCATGGACTGATATTGTTGGGATAAACAAAGCATTACAACCTTATGGGTTAGCATTAAAGGAAGAAGATAGAGTGGTAGACAAGTTTGTATTCACTGAAGTTAATAGAGACATGTTGGTTAACGGTAAAAAGATTGATGAGGCAAAAGATAGGAGAGTGGCTAAAAAAGGGCTGAAAGATCCTTCGAATGAAGAAAATGATCTTTTTCTTTCTGCTAATAAGAAGAAAGCAGGTGTAGTTACCTTACCTTCGGGGCTGCAGTATAAAATTATTCGTCAGGGTAATGGGGTAAAACCCACTTTAACAGACAAGGTCTCTGTGAATTACACAGCTATGCTGGTTAATGGGAAGATTTTTGACAGTTCTTTAGAAAAAGGTATTCCATATGTTATTGATAATATAAGCAATGTAATAAAAGGATGGACAGAAGCTTTGCAGTTAATGCCGGTTGGATCTAAATGGATAATTTATGTGCCAGCTGATCTCGCTTATGGAGCAAGTTCTAATTCAGGGAAATTTCCAAAAAATAGTACAATGATTTTTGAATTGGAATTGTTGAAAATTAGAAAATAG
- a CDS encoding glycosyltransferase family 2 protein — protein sequence MKIKLSHPLISCICITQNRPSLLLKAIVSFDTQSYPNRELVISYPKWDKETKQLIESILEVADLRIVCIEREGNESLGAARNHAIANCNGDFICLWDDDDWYHTKRLAHQYNTMRVNGQLREASILTKVMLFDVTTQKGYLSFPYLWCGSLLCKKNHILQHPFTNSDVAEDAQIVKYLESRKLLHYIPDSAFLYLYVYHGTNALSYFHFSYYLKKSDALDSESTDWIRSLLDIKVEVLPS from the coding sequence ATGAAAATCAAGTTATCACATCCGCTAATTTCCTGTATTTGTATTACGCAGAACAGGCCGTCGTTATTACTTAAAGCAATTGTTAGTTTTGATACACAAAGTTATCCTAATCGCGAATTAGTGATCTCCTATCCTAAATGGGATAAGGAAACTAAACAACTGATAGAAAGCATACTGGAAGTTGCAGATCTGAGAATTGTATGTATAGAGCGGGAAGGAAATGAATCATTAGGTGCTGCAAGGAATCATGCCATTGCAAATTGTAATGGTGATTTTATTTGTTTGTGGGATGATGATGATTGGTATCATACAAAAAGGTTAGCACATCAGTATAATACAATGAGGGTAAATGGGCAACTCCGTGAAGCTAGTATACTAACTAAGGTTATGCTATTTGATGTCACCACACAAAAGGGGTACCTCTCGTTCCCTTACCTTTGGTGTGGAAGCCTGCTATGCAAAAAAAATCATATTTTACAACATCCATTTACAAATAGTGATGTGGCTGAGGATGCACAAATTGTTAAATATCTGGAATCGAGAAAACTCTTACATTACATTCCTGACAGTGCATTTCTTTATCTTTATGTTTATCATGGCACCAATGCACTTAGTTATTTCCATTTTTCTTATTACTTAAAGAAAAGTGATGCACTAGATTCGGAAAGCACTGATTGGATCCGCAGTCTTCTGGATATCAAAGTGGAGGTTTTACCCTCCTGA
- a CDS encoding glycosyltransferase family 2 protein, with the protein MKEKVKIDVIILSYAQTDELKTVTVNCVNSLMRSEDPEEIEFNVIVVESEKSMKPFQYEQTRTIYPDQEFNYNRYMNIGIDMTSAPYICLCNNDLIFYPQWATEILKTFDQFIDLSSASPFCTLHHPKMGFLKNDGPKLGYRIRNEVAGWCLFLKRDILRLTGKPDRNYKFWCADNDYSNTLWALKLNHMLITSSFVDHLENKTLNNQTEERQDELTEKESIYFDKKWKYRTGQDWVLL; encoded by the coding sequence ATGAAAGAAAAAGTGAAAATTGATGTCATTATTTTAAGTTATGCACAGACAGATGAATTAAAAACAGTTACGGTTAACTGTGTTAATTCATTGATGAGGTCTGAAGATCCTGAGGAAATAGAATTTAATGTCATCGTAGTTGAGTCGGAAAAATCAATGAAACCCTTTCAATATGAGCAAACCCGAACTATTTATCCGGATCAGGAATTTAATTACAATCGCTACATGAACATTGGAATTGATATGACATCGGCTCCCTATATCTGTTTATGCAATAACGATCTGATTTTTTATCCCCAATGGGCAACAGAGATCCTTAAAACTTTTGATCAGTTTATAGATCTTTCCAGTGCCTCTCCATTTTGTACTTTACATCATCCAAAAATGGGATTTTTAAAGAATGACGGCCCTAAATTAGGGTATCGTATCAGAAATGAAGTTGCAGGATGGTGTCTTTTTCTCAAGCGTGATATATTACGGCTAACAGGAAAACCAGATCGGAATTATAAATTCTGGTGCGCAGACAATGATTACTCCAATACCCTTTGGGCATTGAAGTTAAACCACATGTTGATTACCTCATCTTTCGTGGATCATTTGGAAAACAAGACGTTAAACAACCAGACAGAAGAAAGGCAAGATGAACTTACAGAAAAAGAATCTATCTATTTCGATAAAAAATGGAAATACAGAACAGGACAAGATTGGGTTTTATTATAA